A single window of Phyllostomus discolor isolate MPI-MPIP mPhyDis1 chromosome 13, mPhyDis1.pri.v3, whole genome shotgun sequence DNA harbors:
- the LOC114509402 gene encoding LOW QUALITY PROTEIN: uncharacterized protein LOC114509402 (The sequence of the model RefSeq protein was modified relative to this genomic sequence to represent the inferred CDS: inserted 2 bases in 1 codon) codes for METGPRKPLSRKSNYIIEKSSVLSSLLHRHKFTYSIRLRWNTVGPICIMLLEGPALLLNPNAMGARKQLLSCRHWQGERPQMDFNSKPPSLPGLLITHGLDPRRMEDPRARKXSGMLSSGYVSRRARAQRG; via the exons atggagacaggTCCTCGGAAGCCTCTTTCCAGAAAATCTAATTACATCATTGAGAAATCTTCTGTCTTAAGCAGCCTCCTCCACCGCCATAAATTTACATATTCTATACGCCTTCGCTGGAACACTGTGGGCCCCATTTGCATAATGTTGCTGGAGGGGCCTGCGCTTCTCTTGAACCCGAATGCAATGGGAGCGAGGAAGCAATTATTAAGCTGTAGACATTGgcagggagagaggcctcagatGGATTTCAACTCCAAACCTCCCTCACTGCCCGGGCTGCTCATTACCCACGGCCTGGATCCCAGGCGGATGGAGGATCCGAGGGCCAGGAA GTCGGGCATGCTTTCTTCGGGTTACGTCTCACGCCGGGCCCGGGCCCAACGTGGGTGA